TGTACTGTGCATACTTCGCTCCGGGGGGTCTCCACACTTTAATGCTTCTACCGCCTGGTTTTAAGCAAAACCTGGACTGATTTTCAATGGACCAATTTTCATGTTCAATAATTCGTCCATgagtatagtaaatataaacaatacgGTGAAATATTGACGGTCGCCGGTCCCTGATACACTTAATACAGCAGGTGATGGTTATGATAATATCGTCGTGTTGATTGTTGTTTGTAGATGAAATGTACGCAGCGATCGAAGAGGCGAGCATGGGCGAAGGGTCGGACACGTACGCTCAGATCGACACGAGGCTGAGGCGATCTCCTGGCAGCCCGGACGGTGACCAGCGACAGACCGCGGTAACGCACGAAGTAGCGGTGCACGTGAGGTGACCACGAATTATATACAGTATACTAGAAACTAGTTAAGCTGTTGTCAaccccaataaaataaaataaaaatttgaaaaacaaaattttatgaacgatgcgggattcgaacccacgacctccggcgttccgtgccggtgctctaaccaactgagctaaccgttcgagtgccgcctcgttataaaattctgtttgctttgttcaactctcaggttgtggcttcatctacaggatatactttacagtttataacctgctcaaccccagtatttgcatattaggaaattgacttgagataaaattttgtttttcaaattttatttgtgtattaatcctagaagtgaggcttatcactttaaaaacataacatattgtttaaaataaaaatagcaaatacAGTATGAATAGCCGTTAGTGTCTTGACACGTGTATTTTATAGCTAAAACACacggtcggatttggtacggccggaccataaACAGTTGCCTAAAACAAACTGTTTTCTATTTTCTAATTCAAtgttcatatttattttctttgaaaatttcactttaataatttagggatgttcattaaataattaattttactatacttctggaccagtatgacttgtattttcatttatttcatatatatgcCATGCATACTGTATATTATTGTTGGGAAAGTAATATTGCTCCATTATATAAAACAgattaaaaaggaaaaaaacaGTTTGTCTCTTCTGTAAGTCTTTGTAAATTACCTTAGTAGGTATTTTAGTATTCCCTGCCCCGCAAGGAAAAAGCTGAACCCTTATAAAATCATTTTGTCCGTCTGTATTTTAATCTGTCAAGAcgttaggagtggtagtgccatgttgggtcttcacggacacaaccgaattgggtatccctttgtcgtatcccctcgattcgagatcactccactaactgccacagcctgtattggcatacttggcgtcgatatatcgagcgacgttcagttccgtggtcacttggaagagaaggccaaactggcctctaaaaagcttggtgtactcagtaaggcgagacagtacttcactaaaagccaccgcctgcctgttgttgcggatgttcatgggcggttgtctcacctctccccatcccgtgagcctgttgcccgtttgcccctctcatataaaaaaaaacatgttatcTCGGGGGGCGTGGGGGTATTGAATTAAGTCAAGTATACAGTCTCTTAAATCTGTAAAATTAACGTCTGTTTATTCCGACACTCTCAAtagaatcaaaatttatagggaATTTTCCGTTAACCTAGATTCTAGAACCCTGAAATTTGGCAAGTATCGTCCAGTTTTGACAACGGCATCCatgaaaaaaccataaaagtattaaatttgcaCTAAGTTTGACATGCACATATttctctatctatctatatttgtGTATTGAGTTCCATTTATCGAGTATTATTCGAATTATGTTAGATAACAACTCCACCTGTCCTCGTTTGtggcaaagaaaaaaaaacacaaagagAACCTCGAACATAAGAAACTGTATAGTGCTTCCTAtttcattttctcccacgttgaatcttatgaatttatgtgtgtgTCTCTTTAACAATGATGCTAATGAAGTTTTCACCTCAAAAAataccgacaaattgagaacctcctcctttttaagtcggttaaaaataaaatcagaattctgcaataaaataatattgccaGCCGCATTAGGTTATACAAGGTCCCctttaatattttcttactcTTTGCCTGGCCAATTTTGAATATCACAATCTAGTTTTGAAATGGTTTACTAGTCATGAAAAAGCTCTAGTTCTCTTCTTCCGATAGAAGTCACGCGAATTATAACTGCTAGATATTGTGATTTATAATCGATGTTTATTGCAGCAGAAGGAGTGCACCACCTGAGATTGGAGCGTCTACATCCAATGCCACACATTCTCGAcaaggtaaaataaataatttgtgagacacaatattaaaaataatagttaaaaaaaaaactaaaaagcacgctttatataaaattcaactgacagctttttaagatattattaaaataataatttgtgacATTCAtgtgtgacagctgtaaaatcATAATCGAGATCtccgtaaaaataaatttgttcaataaaaatagCAATCAGTAGAAGTTACCTTATTAATAATTCTGTTGTGCAGTGTTCAAAATTTATCAGTAATTGTTTTCCACAAGTAGTTTCCAGTGACACTcaatttaaacacaaaacaaaatctGTGTGGAACTCCCGTGTTAACGATACAGTAAGCAGAACAGTGACAGTAGgtatataactttaaattaacaaaaaaaaactatatctaaattgttatttataccaattattaaattgtttatcgCACGGTTGAGGATCGTGCACTGTGATACATTataaaaaagtgaaaataataagtgTAACAGGTAATGTGGAAAAAATAAAGACGgtacttgtaaatttattattaactgtgaATATAACTGTACTGTTCTCTTCGTTCATTCCGCGTCTACGTCATAAGTTACGAGACTGTGTTTACCGCTAATTAGCTATGAACTGCTTGGGATGTAAGAAAGCTGTTTGCCAGTCTGACTTACTTAAATGTGTTGCATGTAAAGCGTGCTATCACTACCAATGCATTGATTACTCGTCATCATATTTTAAGTCAAATATTAGAGAACTGAATCGATCGTGGCGCTGCGAGTCATGTGCAAATATTACTCGTAGAACTAGAAATGATGATACTCCCGTAGGATCGCGACATAGGCTGAACAATGTTCCAGTGGCTTCGGCTCAATCACTGCCTGCTTCCCAACCCTCTCATGGCAAAATTTCAAGCAATGACTCACTTGATAACTCTTTTTCTAAATCAATTAATTCGAATAATGGGTGTGAACCACTCAATATTGATTCAAGAGCTACAATCAACATGAGACAATTTAGTGAGCTTATTGACTTAAAGTTAGATAGTATCAGATCTACACTCTCCCTTGAAATTCAGGAAAAAGTGAAATCTGAAGTGAAAGCTGTTATGGAAACAATTAAACAAGAGTTTACTGAAACTACAGACTTTATATCTAAAGAACAAAAAGACACAAGAACAAATCTTGATCAGGCTATTAAGAGAATTACTGAACTCGAAGCACAGAAAGCCAAGGTACAATCTGATATGGCTAAGTTGGAGTATCGTCTTTGTCAATCCGAAAAAGCTTCAAGGAGCTGTAACTTAGAGGTTCAATGTATTCCAGAGCGCCGGAATGAGAACTTAGCCATGTTGTTTAAGAAGCTTTgtgaacaaataaaaatgccCATATCGGACAGTGATATACGCTCGTGTCGTCGAATTGCCAAACTTAACCCCTCATCTGACAGGCCTCGAAATGTACTTGTAACACTTCCATCTGAACGTCACCGTGATGCAATTATATCATATGGCGTCAAGAGATACAACAGAGGTAATCCGATGGATCACCTAAATTCCGTTCACATCGGAGTTAGTGGAGATAAAATACCTATTTTCGTGGGTGAACACCTTTCAAAGCAATGTAAGGACTTGCATGCAGCCGCGCGACATCTGGCTAAGGATAAGGGATGTAAGTACGTATGGGTTAAATTCGGCCGagtatatataagaaaagaCGACACCTCACCCGCTATTTACATTAAAGATATCATTAGTCTTGAGAAGCTAATTTTgtgatatatattacttattgttttgtataaatatttagttttaaggtTATACGTTTATTACGTTATTTGGATTTTTAAATATcagaattttttatgaaaatattttatcagaatGTTAACCGAATAAGAAGTAAATTAACggaattgtacaaaaatatcctAATTGAGAATTATGATATTATCTGTTTATGCGAAACAAACCTAGATAGCTCTTTCTCTAATAGTGAATTTGTGGATGACAGGTATACCGTATTTCGTAGAGACCGCGAATCTACTTGTTTGTCAAAGCAATCCGGTGGGGGTGTTCTGTTAGCACTTAAGAAAAATCTATTTGCAATTAGACATCCCGAACTTGAAAGCTCATTAGAGGATATATGGATAACAGTACGAGAGAACCGAGGACCTCGTggatttaacttaaatatatacctTGTATACTTACCTCCCGATCTGAATGTCACTCAATGTCGCACTTTTTATGATAAGTGTTGTAATAcgcttttaaatctaaacaattctaAAACTATTATTCTCGGTGATTTTAATGTGCCTGGTATTACATGGTCATGCGATAACATTTCCATTCTTCGTCTGTGCCCTAGTAAAGCCTACGATACGAAATCTTCGCTATTTATTGATCTACTGGAGGTGGGTGGCCTGTCGCAGTATAATTATGTTCGCAATTCAAATAATCGTACTCTTGACCTTTTTATGACCCTGACACCTATACCACCACTTTATCCCGCATATCACTCAGAAGCAACACGGTTTCTTAAAAGGAAGGTCAACCGCCAGTAACTTGATGGAGTATACAGACTTTATTTGTAGAGCTTTTAACGATCATGGTCAAGTTGACTCTATCTATACTGACTTCcaaaaggcttttgatagagtAAACCATAGAATATTGGCCTGTAAATTGGAAACTATGGGTCTGCATGGTTGCCTCTTACGTtggataaaatcttatatatccaATCGTAGTCAATTAGTAGCTCTGAAGGGATTCTACTCACGACGAGTCTCTATAATATCcggcgttcctcagggatcccatctcggcccattgatgtttattatatatattaatgatctgATCCCTAGGCTAAGAAATGTTTCCCTGCTTTATGCGGATgaccttaaaatttttagtcGAATTAAAACTGTTAGTGATTGTATTAATCTACAATTGGATCTTGATACTCTACTCGATTGGTGTAGTGCTAACAGTATGAGTTTGAGtataaaaaaatgctccattatatctttcactcgtattaaaaacccaattttgtttgactataaaattgataatatatcacttgagcggaagtttgtttTACGGGATCTAGGTATTGCTTTTGACTCGaaactaacttttaaatatcactatGAAGAAATAGCCAAGAAATGTAATAAGCTATCTGGCTTCATATGCAGAGCTACTAAAGAATTCAAGTCACCAAATAGTTTACTGTTACTCTATAAGTCGCTAATCCTGAGCCAAATCGAGTACGCCTCCATTGTCTGGTCAcctcaatataatacatatactgaTATGCTTGAGTCTATTCAAAGACGTCTTCTTCGCGTATTGACGATTAGGTTTGGTCTAAAAAAGGGAGCTGACTACATATGAGGATAGGCTATCTCACTTCAAGTTACTGAGCCTCGAGAGTCGTCGCAAATTGCATGGCCTAacgactttatacaaaatactggATGGCACAATTTCTACTTCCCTCTTGTCGAATATCCATCTAAGAGTTCCCAATCGGTCTTCAAGACATGAACAGCCTTTTATCATTCCGTTCTGCAATAATAACGTGTCCTTCCAAAACCCCATCTAtagaatttgtcgtcaatacaatgcactactactcgaaatcagtgaagtacctgacatccacagttcatctgtttgtaaatggaaaagtttatataaattccttaattagtttaaatttttaaaaaagcatcttaatttaactaccataattattcacttctatttgtccaaatatatattctctctatctttttcttttataatactacattacctaATAGTTTAGCTGTAGTAGCtttagctgatagtttattttttttattatgtatttgttgtaattctgttgtgtgtacctattaaataaataaataattcttgtacaccccacgcttttttacaataaaatatatttttttttacactattttgaatttaaatttttttctattttttagttgaattttatataaagcatgctttttagttttttttaactattatttatttttcattttttagtcaaattagtgtaatgtcatcggtcctcgataaatctacaaagtttgaacgaaatctagccgtttaaagtgggtcaaaatcgcgcccaaagaagtcggttacaaacatacaggtgaagctaatataaagcgtatagtGTTATGCCGGGTCCACATATCACAAACTATGGGGACAGTAAGCGGAAGGTACAGTGTAGGAACGTTAAGTGGACGTAGAAACACTGCTGGAGGTAATATGCTTGTTAGGGGGAAGACTTtgtttaaacatacatacatataatcacgcctctttcccgtaggggtaggcagagagcacttctttccacttgctacgatccttacatacttgtttcgcttcgtccactttcattattccttgcATACATggtcttcggtttagggtactcttgacctggccttttttcaagatgtccctgatttgatcttgaaacgtccgcctagttctaccccttccaacactttcattcacactggccttatacacttccttggtcaatcgttcttcattcattctctcgacatggccaaaccatctcagctaAAACATGACATAAccaaatttcttttaaaaaacatCTTAAGATGGTTTGAATAATTTCCTCGGCTTGGATGTTGAGTGCCGAAAACTGTCTGGTGAgaacattaatatttaagttagaGATGTCAAGGGCTGTACTAGTAACTGGCGGCATAACTGACAAGCAAAAATGTTATCTTACCACAAAAGTCAGTAGGATTTTGGCTGTATAATTTATAACATGGCTTTTTTCAGCATCAATGTCGTCATGTTCTAATTCAGCGGGTGCACTGGGCTCTCCAAAGCCAGAGAAGAGGCAGGCGAATTCACCCCTCCCTCCCCCACCGCAAGTTATGCAACAGAACGATACGAAACACCACCGTATCAACAGTGCCggtaaaatactttaatattataaatagttataGAGTTTTTAAGCAGAGGATTGTCGATGAATGttcgtttttcaaaaatttatatatcaCCTTTCGTTATATATAAACACGCATTATACATATTTGATGTTATTGTTGTGTTCGAAACTGTTTAAATGCGAGCTTATCTCATTTTGTATGTCATATAATGTTTCATTCtcttttatacatttaattttattaatattattattatattctatataaatGGCCGAAAAACAAAGAATAATTATGTACGCATTTAATGTTCATTTACTCAAACAGGTGATCTGCACTTCAACCATGATAAACTACGGAGGAGCTTGAACGAGAAACATCAAAGAAACAATAGCTGTGTTAGTTCATCTGATTTTTACGGTTGCAATTATCCAGTTGACAAACATCGATTTAGTTCCAGTGACCTAATGAGACCTCTAGTTGCTAAAGAGCTCAATTTTGACATAGATCAAAAGGACAACACTACAGACAATCTTTATAACTCAATAGATGGACCAACTTTTAGTGACTATTCATCTGCAGATGCAAACACAAGTATTAATTCTGAACAAAGGGTAACAGAAAGTCCTTCTCGAAATGTTGAAGAAATGTATGCAAAAGTTATAAAGAAATCAAAAAGCAAAGAGGAGAACAAAAAGGTTAAGGATGAGGCTGACAAAAATACGTTAAAATATCGAGGTGATGATCCGGGTTATGAAACGATTGACAGAAAACAAACTGCCAACCACGGATATGAGACTATTGCCAGAAAAGATCGGAAGAATTCACAAAACCAAGATCCTGGGTATGAGACTGTCAAAGATATGGGTAAAACTGATCAGATTTATAATAGCAACATGCTCAAAGTAAATCATTCAGCTGACAGTGGGCCTAATAGCATTGTTAGCAGTGATCCGGGCTATGAACATATTGCTAAATGTGCTGATCAGAACGTGTCCGACTCAGATCCTAACTACGAAGTTCTTAGAAATCAACCTCCTACTCCACCATATGCAACTATAGCATCTAATTATAAAGCGGCCCCTACTTATTCTACAATCAACAAAAGAACTGGCAAATACAGTAAAATAGCGAACAACAATGATGAAATGGGAGAACCGAATTATGAATCAATGGGTAATGAGCCTCTGTACACTACAGGGAGTGAATCTGATCCAAATTATGAATCGGTCCGGCCAAAGGAATCCAACTATGAGAGGGTCCAACAAGATCCCAATTACGAATCGTTACGATGCAAAGATTTCAGATATGAATCTGTCAGATCTCAAAAGGACCCTAACTATGAAAGTGTTAAATACTTCGAACTATCTAATAGGGATCCACCTTACGAGAGAGTTGAAAATGATCGAGGTGATGATTCTGCTGTAGAGAGATCTGATTCTTCAGCAGgctatgaaaaaataaatattatgaacaacaaagaaacaaaaaacaGTATTAACAATGGTGCGGATGGCACTGTAAGTGATTATTTTCAAGTTTAGTAGCAAATGTGTTTGATACAGATTTAAGACTTCTTTTTGAATGATATACTTGAATAGTTATTTGAgatttaatgttatgttttgCTATTGATTTTTTAACTGTTTTGGAACAATGTAAccaattaatgtaataatatttgtacagcgtatgatattaaattatatacttaggtacctacctatatttcggtaaataatattagattttGATGAATATTTCTGTTGTCGAAACTGTATATGCCACATGAAGATATAAagcacttttaaattttatataatatccacggactagtaaaaaaagaaggactccgcgccgtgatattagcaagtgaagcacctttatgctagtgtgtgtgcggttacggggtataccagttacacaattttttctcccttaaataatcatatatccacagataattttatattattgtttttacactttatcacaacgcacgacgccatttttaaaatattttattgcaacgcaaactgatctgtcacagacgatgccAAATCTCATTagggcggccgatcggcttgtattagtgtaagtgtatgcgtggggctgtATTTACACGTGTACCGGCTTGTCTTGGTGCCTCACTATTATATAAGGTGATACGGAGTCCttccttttttactcgtccgtgataacATCAAGTAAAGTGGTGTTGCATTATTTAATTTGACGTGTTGAATGAAAACATTCACAATAATGTTATGCATGCTCCAATACATGTATGTGttaatctattatttatattttaaatgtaaactaCTTTTTTAAGTAGACAAAATGGCTTTAATTCGTATTAAGGACTTGATGTGGCCCACACAGAAACAGTCgagcattttatattattttcgttaGGAACCTGTGATAATGTGTTTTGTGGATATTGTGTTCACTTGTTGTTGatttctaaaacaaaattaacaagCCGAGTGTAAACATGATATTAGTAAtctctgtatttatttatgtttatacgTAGTTgtgtaatatgtaaataaaaagcatgtatgaataatgtatatttaaacGCTATTtagaacaatatttatagattattagTTAAGTTCTTACAAAATTATTCTATGTTAATGGGAAATCTTTGTTGTGAATCACttaattatagaaataatttgAAACCGTTAATTAAAGTCTTTTCTAGACGGATGTAATCCAACGTCCCATCAGGGGTGACCTTGCTCA
The window above is part of the Leptidea sinapis chromosome 8, ilLepSina1.1, whole genome shotgun sequence genome. Proteins encoded here:
- the LOC126965773 gene encoding uncharacterized protein LOC126965773 isoform X3; translated protein: MYTFIEIILSLGVLGTLVTILLACVCGCKNQNQKSELVGTAGVVKIHVDEEARSPTPTTPASIKRASTQNSQRSLPEIPHPVGRHDSGDTASEIYATVNLGSKASATASSSREHPYEHAYAKLQNENTNIEASTDHSSEVTIQIDERVATPNDAESAPISASVAISGQLPSSQELPYITPPAHVSPPRSPAPARTNDNANHFSGDSTDSAKGYTSISVREPLSNIRAQGINQQPLGLHRLQTHYATVSDDSDEMYAAIEEASMGEGSDTYAQIDTRLRRSPGSPDGDQRQTAVTHEVAVHVSRRSAPPEIGASTSNATHSRQASMSSCSNSAGALGSPKPEKRQANSPLPPPPQVMQQNDTKHHRINSAGDLHFNHDKLRRSLNEKHQRNNSCVSSSDFYGCNYPVDKHRFSSSDLMRPLVAKELNFDIDQKDNTTDNLYNSIDGPTFSDYSSADANTSINSEQRVTESPSRNVEEMYAKVIKKSKSKEENKKVKDEADKNTLKYRGDDPGYETIDRKQTANHGYETIARKDRKNSQNQDPGYETVKDMGKTDQIYNSNMLKVNHSADSGPNSIVSSDPGYEHIAKCADQNVSDSDPNYEVLRNQPPTPPYATIASNYKAAPTYSTINKRTGKYSKIANNNDEMGEPNYESMGNEPLYTTGSESDPNYESVRPKESNYERVQQDPNYESLRCKDFRYESVRSQKDPNYESVKYFELSNRDPPYERVENDRGDDSAVERSDSSAGYEKINIMNNKETKNSINNGADGTVSDYFQV
- the LOC126965773 gene encoding uncharacterized protein LOC126965773 isoform X2; protein product: MYTFIEIILSLGVLGTLVTILLACVCGCKNQNQKSELVGTAGVVKIHVDEEARSPTPTTPASIKRASTQNSQRSLPEIPHPVGRHDSGDTASEIYATVNLGEGSKASATASSSREHPYEHAYAKLQNENTNIEASTDHSSEVTIQIDERVATPNDAESAPISASVAISGQLPSSQELPYITPPAHVSPPRSPAPARTNDNANHFSGDSTDSAKGYTSISVREPLSNIRAQGINQQPLGLHRLQTHYATVSDDSDEMYAAIEEASMGEGSDTYAQIDTRLRRSPGSPDGDQRQTAVTHEVAVHVRRSAPPEIGASTSNATHSRQASMSSCSNSAGALGSPKPEKRQANSPLPPPPQVMQQNDTKHHRINSAGDLHFNHDKLRRSLNEKHQRNNSCVSSSDFYGCNYPVDKHRFSSSDLMRPLVAKELNFDIDQKDNTTDNLYNSIDGPTFSDYSSADANTSINSEQRVTESPSRNVEEMYAKVIKKSKSKEENKKVKDEADKNTLKYRGDDPGYETIDRKQTANHGYETIARKDRKNSQNQDPGYETVKDMGKTDQIYNSNMLKVNHSADSGPNSIVSSDPGYEHIAKCADQNVSDSDPNYEVLRNQPPTPPYATIASNYKAAPTYSTINKRTGKYSKIANNNDEMGEPNYESMGNEPLYTTGSESDPNYESVRPKESNYERVQQDPNYESLRCKDFRYESVRSQKDPNYESVKYFELSNRDPPYERVENDRGDDSAVERSDSSAGYEKINIMNNKETKNSINNGADGTVSDYFQV
- the LOC126965773 gene encoding uncharacterized protein LOC126965773 isoform X4; this translates as MYTFIEIILSLGVLGTLVTILLACVCGCKNQNQKASTQNSQRSLPEIPHPVGRHDSGDTASEIYATVNLGEGSKASATASSSREHPYEHAYAKLQNENTNIEASTDHSSEVTIQIDERVATPNDAESAPISASVAISGQLPSSQELPYITPPAHVSPPRSPAPARTNDNANHFSGDSTDSAKGYTSISVREPLSNIRAQGINQQPLGLHRLQTHYATVSDDSDEMYAAIEEASMGEGSDTYAQIDTRLRRSPGSPDGDQRQTAVTHEVAVHVSRRSAPPEIGASTSNATHSRQASMSSCSNSAGALGSPKPEKRQANSPLPPPPQVMQQNDTKHHRINSAGDLHFNHDKLRRSLNEKHQRNNSCVSSSDFYGCNYPVDKHRFSSSDLMRPLVAKELNFDIDQKDNTTDNLYNSIDGPTFSDYSSADANTSINSEQRVTESPSRNVEEMYAKVIKKSKSKEENKKVKDEADKNTLKYRGDDPGYETIDRKQTANHGYETIARKDRKNSQNQDPGYETVKDMGKTDQIYNSNMLKVNHSADSGPNSIVSSDPGYEHIAKCADQNVSDSDPNYEVLRNQPPTPPYATIASNYKAAPTYSTINKRTGKYSKIANNNDEMGEPNYESMGNEPLYTTGSESDPNYESVRPKESNYERVQQDPNYESLRCKDFRYESVRSQKDPNYESVKYFELSNRDPPYERVENDRGDDSAVERSDSSAGYEKINIMNNKETKNSINNGADGTVSDYFQV
- the LOC126965773 gene encoding uncharacterized protein LOC126965773 isoform X1 → MYTFIEIILSLGVLGTLVTILLACVCGCKNQNQKSELVGTAGVVKIHVDEEARSPTPTTPASIKRASTQNSQRSLPEIPHPVGRHDSGDTASEIYATVNLGEGSKASATASSSREHPYEHAYAKLQNENTNIEASTDHSSEVTIQIDERVATPNDAESAPISASVAISGQLPSSQELPYITPPAHVSPPRSPAPARTNDNANHFSGDSTDSAKGYTSISVREPLSNIRAQGINQQPLGLHRLQTHYATVSDDSDEMYAAIEEASMGEGSDTYAQIDTRLRRSPGSPDGDQRQTAVTHEVAVHVSRRSAPPEIGASTSNATHSRQASMSSCSNSAGALGSPKPEKRQANSPLPPPPQVMQQNDTKHHRINSAGDLHFNHDKLRRSLNEKHQRNNSCVSSSDFYGCNYPVDKHRFSSSDLMRPLVAKELNFDIDQKDNTTDNLYNSIDGPTFSDYSSADANTSINSEQRVTESPSRNVEEMYAKVIKKSKSKEENKKVKDEADKNTLKYRGDDPGYETIDRKQTANHGYETIARKDRKNSQNQDPGYETVKDMGKTDQIYNSNMLKVNHSADSGPNSIVSSDPGYEHIAKCADQNVSDSDPNYEVLRNQPPTPPYATIASNYKAAPTYSTINKRTGKYSKIANNNDEMGEPNYESMGNEPLYTTGSESDPNYESVRPKESNYERVQQDPNYESLRCKDFRYESVRSQKDPNYESVKYFELSNRDPPYERVENDRGDDSAVERSDSSAGYEKINIMNNKETKNSINNGADGTVSDYFQV